In Paracoccus aminophilus JCM 7686, a single window of DNA contains:
- a CDS encoding O-antigen ligase family protein, whose amino-acid sequence MSPQALLMLMIWPVVTGILFSRLPLQKAIVWTILGGYLVLPPLAVIPLPLGPGLDKAAIPALSAWLFTLASKDKAALDPPPRLVGVIGFLLLCAVLSPLLTGLTNRDALVDEVSVRPGVTLTGSMMDALMVFPQLLPFWLAYRYLSNPEGAKVLVKAFVSALLTYSVLMILEVRLSPQMNVWVYGYFQHDFVQTMRYGGYRPIVFLEHPLWVAFITLTALVCAIATTRVKRNRKWYGISGYLGMMLLMCKSAGVILQFGLALPFLWFARPRRMVALAALLGTLVCAYPVLRAQPWMPIEKIVDTTLQADQDRGQSLAFRLRNETMLLERAKERPYFGWGGWGRALLLDADGTRYLTIPDGAWIVILGARGLLGFIAQFGLMLVPLFMLWRSWPKGGPMQISHEQMNLAAVALIIGLNMVDLIPNATLTPNTWMMAGLVAGSAARMRQGGYFSDGGQPAQKILSKKAGLTPVI is encoded by the coding sequence ATGTCACCGCAGGCGCTGCTGATGCTGATGATCTGGCCCGTGGTGACCGGCATCCTGTTTTCCCGGCTGCCGCTGCAAAAGGCCATCGTCTGGACCATTCTGGGCGGTTATCTGGTGCTGCCACCGCTGGCGGTGATTCCCCTGCCTCTGGGCCCGGGGCTCGACAAGGCGGCGATTCCCGCGCTCTCTGCCTGGCTCTTCACCTTGGCGAGCAAGGATAAAGCGGCGCTCGACCCGCCGCCGCGGCTGGTCGGGGTGATCGGGTTCTTGCTGCTCTGCGCGGTGCTCTCGCCCTTGCTGACCGGGCTCACCAACCGCGACGCGCTGGTGGATGAGGTCTCGGTGCGGCCCGGCGTGACGCTGACCGGCTCGATGATGGATGCGCTGATGGTCTTTCCGCAGCTGCTGCCCTTCTGGCTGGCCTACCGCTATCTGTCGAACCCCGAGGGGGCGAAGGTGCTGGTCAAGGCCTTCGTCTCGGCGCTTCTGACCTATTCGGTGCTGATGATCCTCGAGGTGCGTCTGTCGCCGCAGATGAACGTCTGGGTCTATGGCTATTTCCAGCACGATTTCGTCCAGACCATGCGCTATGGCGGCTATCGCCCGATCGTCTTTCTCGAGCATCCGCTCTGGGTCGCCTTCATCACCCTGACCGCGCTCGTCTGCGCGATTGCCACGACGCGGGTGAAGCGGAACCGGAAATGGTATGGGATTTCCGGCTATCTCGGGATGATGCTGCTGATGTGCAAATCGGCCGGGGTGATCTTGCAGTTCGGGCTGGCGCTGCCCTTCCTGTGGTTCGCACGCCCGCGCCGGATGGTGGCGCTGGCGGCGCTCCTCGGCACGCTGGTTTGCGCCTATCCGGTGCTGCGCGCCCAGCCTTGGATGCCGATCGAGAAAATCGTCGACACCACCTTGCAGGCCGATCAGGACCGGGGCCAGTCGCTGGCCTTCCGGCTGCGCAACGAGACCATGCTGCTCGAACGCGCCAAGGAGCGCCCCTATTTCGGCTGGGGCGGCTGGGGCCGGGCGCTGCTGCTGGATGCGGATGGCACGCGCTATCTGACCATTCCCGACGGCGCCTGGATCGTCATTCTGGGCGCGCGCGGCCTTCTGGGCTTCATCGCGCAATTCGGCCTGATGCTGGTGCCGCTTTTCATGCTCTGGCGCAGTTGGCCCAAGGGCGGGCCGATGCAGATCTCGCATGAGCAGATGAATCTGGCGGCGGTGGCCTTGATTATCGGGCTGAACATGGTCGATCTCATCCCGAATGCGACGCTGACGCCGAACACCTGGATGATGGCCGGTCTGGTCGCAGGCAGTGCTGCGCGGATGCGGCAGGGCGGGTATTTTTCTGATGGCGGTCAGCCCGCGCAGAAAATCCTGTCGAAAAAGGCAGGATTGACCCCGGTCATATAG